The genome window CAAGTTCGGCGTGGCGGAACAGCGCACGTGCCAGTGGCGGCGCTTCCAGCAGCACGACATTGTTTTCCATCGCCAGTTCGCGGATCTTGGCTGCGACTTCATCCGCACCTTTGGCCACGACGCGCGGTGCACGCATGCCGTTTTCAGAATATTTGAGTGCGACCGCATAGTGGGTCGGGTTGGTCACAACGACGTCTGCGGTCGGTACTTCGGCCATCATGCGGCGGCGTGCCATCTCACGCTGCTGCTGGCGGATCTTGGCTTTGATTTCAGGATTACCTTCGGATTCCTTGGATTCCTGGCGTACATCCTGACGCGACATCATCAGTTTCTTCGCGTGTTGCCACATTTGGTAAGGTGCGTCGATTGCAGCCACGATCACCAGGCCGGCTGCGATAAAAATGAAGCTGAACACCAACAGGTGTCCCAAATGTTCGGTACCGCTTTTCAGCGGTTCTACGCTGAGCGCCATCACGGCATCAAACTCATGACGCATCACCATCCATGCGATCCAGCCGATCAGGATAGTTTTCGCAATCGCCTTGCCCAGTTCGACTGCGGCGCGGCTCGACACCATATTGCCGAGGCCTTTGATCGGATTCATGCGGCCGAAATTCGGTTGCAAAGCCTTGCCGCTGAACAGCCAGCCGCCAATCAATGCTGGTGATATCAGTGCCACCACGATCAGAATCAGCGCAGCAGGAGCGAAGGCAATCAGTAAATCGATGATGCTGGCCGCGGCGTGTGCCAGCAGGAGCTCCATATCAAAGGCCATCTCACGGTCGAAAGACAAGCCGGCCGCGAGCATCTTGTTCAGCTCGCCTACCATGCGACCGCCGAGGATCCAGAAAGCAGCACCCGCACCGAGCAGCAGCGTACAAGTCGCCAGCTCGCGCGAACGCGGCACATCACCCTGCTCACGCGCTTGCTCAAGCTTGCGCGGTGACGCGGGTTCCGTCTTTTCGAGATCACTTTCTTCAGCCAAAGCCGACTCCTGAGGTGCTTCCGCCAGCGTCAACATGACGCTATACGGACCTATGAGTAGATTATTGGCTAGAACGTCCCGGACTAATCAGGGGAATAGGATGGGAAAGGTGCCGCTTTTCAGTCATGCAAAGCGGGAAACTGCAGGGAAAAACTAAATCTTGATAGCTTGCGCCCACAATAGCGCGGCCAAATGTGCGTCATTGACCTGGCGCGCACTGATGAACAGGGAGTCGGCCAATGCTGCAATATTGCCATTATTGAGTTCACAAGCCTCGGCCAGCGCCAGGAAAGGCCCGTACATGCCATCACGCGTCAACAAGGCCTGTGCCATTGGCTCGGCCAGCTGGATTTTTGCCAGGACTTCTTCCATCGGCATGCCCAGCAAGCGATCCAGCAAGGAAAACATACCCACGACGAACAGGTTTTCCGCTTCATTTTTCGGCAAAATACCATGCCCTGCCAATTCGGCAAAGCGACCACGCACGATGGCGGTCTGCATCAACACTGCTGCATGGCTATCGGTACTGGCAGTCGCCAGCAATAGCGATAACCAGCGATACAACTGCGAGTAACCCAGCATGGTCACCGCGTGCCGCAAAGACTGGATCTCCGCGCCCAGGCCGAAACCGACGCTATTGATGTAACGGAACAGCTTGTAGGACAGCGCGGCATCGCGCTTCAGCACTTCTTCCAGTTCACGGATATCAGCGTTTTGGCGCAACATTTCCATCAACTGGACGATGATGACTTGCGCCGAATTCCATCCTTTTTTCTCGGCGTTCGCACGCGGCGTCAGGTACAGATTGCCAATAAAAGCATGCAAGCCCTGGGCTGCACAGGCATCGTAATCCTGCCATGCCGAGACCTTGCGTACGGCCCCCTTGACGGTCGACGATTGCAATGCCGCGACGGGAGTCGCTCCGCCTTGCTCACGGTTGTAACGTCCTTCGACATGGCTGACAACTTGCAACAATGGATTGCCCGCTGCCAGCGCATCCGCGCCGCGCAAGGAGATGCCATAACCATGCTGGCGCAATGCAACAGCCGCCTTGCGCGTTTCTTCATCGCCGAGGTCAGCCGCAGTCAGGCGCAGCACTGAATTTTTGGCCGGCAACTGCCGCACTACATCGGCCGCCAGCAAAGCCGGCGTAGCTTCAAAAAACAGCTGGCTGCCATTCAACTGGCTGGCTGTTTCTGCGCCTTGCAATTGGGTGGCGGCGAGGGTCAACAACTCCAGCAAATCTTCGTCACTGGCCATGCCCTCACCCTGCTCGCCGCCATACCAGGACAGTTCATAGCCGAGGATCTGTTGGGCGGCGTTGAGCAAAGGCTCACGCACAAGGAATTTTGTTTCAGACATGGGAAATCAGGGGAAAGTACTGCACAAGTCGGAGTGGCCGAAGCGCGTCATCAAAGGGTCAGAAACCCAGGCTTTCGAGCAAATCGTCGACCTGTTCCTGCCCTGCCACTACATCGTTGCCGGTCGGGTTGATTTGCGGGCCGTTCAGCAAGCCGGTCTCGACTTCTTTCTTCTTTTCGGCCGGAGCATAGTCGACCAGCAATTGCAGTAATTGCTGCTCCAGGCCGTGCGCCAGTTCAGTGACTTTTTTGATGACCTGGCCGGTCAAGTCCTGGAAGTCCTGCGCCATCATGATATTCATCAGATGCTGGCGCGTTTCGGTCGTAGCCGACTGGGTCGCATTCAGGTGGGCGATGGTTTGCTCGGCCAGTGCCTTGTATTTTGCTTCGGAAAAACCGCCTTGCAAAGCCTGCTGCCACTGCGTCGCCATTGCCGCCGCACCGGACTGTACCTGCTCCTGCAAGGGGCCGGCCGCTTCGGTCGCGTTCAATACGCGTTGTGCGGCTTGCTCTGTCATGCGTGCCACGTAATCAAGGCGATCACGGGCGTCGGGGATATCGTGCGAAGCACGCTCTATCAATTGATCGAAACCCAGGCCGCGCAGGCTTTCGTGCAAGGCACGCGTCATATGACCGACACGCGACACCATTTCATCGTGCGGGATGCCCGCTACGTCGCTCACGCCCACCATTTGTGCAGCCGAGTTGCCGGTCAACTCAGGCTCCTGCAGCAGCCAGTTTTTCGAAAATCTTCGCCAGTTTTTCATCCAGCGTCGCTGCGGTAAACGGCTTGACCACATAACCGTTTGCACCTGCTTGCGCTGCCGCGATGATGTTTTCCTTTTTCGCTTCGGCGGTCACCATCAGTACCGGCAACTTCGACAAGGCCGGATCAGCACGGATGTGCTGCAACATTGTCAGGCCATCCATGTTTGGCATATTCCAGTCCGACACGACGAAATCAAATTGTTCGCTTCTCAGCTTGGCCAGCGCCATCGCGCCGTCTTCCGCTTCATCGACATTGGTGTAGCCCAGTTCCTTCAAGAGATTGCGGACAATGCGACGCATCGTTGAAAAATCATCAACAACTAAAAATTTGGTGTTTGGGCCTGCCATGAATTACTCCATTAAATCTCTAAATCGTTATCGATCCTGCAAAGAATCGAACATGGTCTACGACATCATCATATTTTGATGCCTTGCTATTATGCACCGAGGATCGTCGTATTTCGGCAGAAATCCGTCAACACTTGTCGCAAATAAACACTTAGACGCGCAGTGCCCTGCTGCTGTGTGCAGCGAGATAACCGAGAACCATGCCCGGCAAGGCATTCAACGGTCCGACCTCATGTGTTGCACCAACGGCAATTGCTTCGCGCGGCATACCGAATACTACGCAAGAAGCCTCGTCTTGCGCAAAGTTATATGCACCAACGTTTTTCATCTCCAGCATACCGAGTGCTCCATCCTTACCCATGCCTGTAAGAATTACACCGACAGCATTCTTGCCCGCATGCACTGCGGCTGAATGGAAGAGCACATCGACGGATGGACGATGACGATTCACCGGCGGCCCCTGGTCCAGTTGCGTCATGTAGTTGGCACCACTACGCACCAGTTGCAAATGTGAATGGCCGGGTGCCAGGTAAGCATGACCCGGCAGTACGCGTTCACCACCTTCGGATTCCTTCACACTAATCTTGCACAGGCTGTCGAGCCGCTGCGCGAACGATTTGGTGAAGCCTGGTGGCATGTGTTGCGTGATCAAAATGCCGGGGCAATCGGATGGCATTTGCATCAGGAAATCCTTGATCGCCTCGGTACCCCCGGTCGACGCACCGATGATGATCAGCTTCTCACTACTGGTGAGCGGGTTACGTATCAGCGGCAACACGCCATCACCGGCGACCTTGTTCGGATCGTGCGGTGTGATCTGGCGGGACTTAATGCGCGCCTTGGAAGCAGTACGGATTTTGTCTGCTATCAATTCGGTGTATTCCAGCATGCCGCTCTGGATAGACATCTTCGGTTTGGTCACAAAATCGACCGCGCCCAGTTCCAATGCACGCAAAGTGATGTCCGAACCGCGCTCGGTCAGCGATGACACCATCACAACCGGCATTGGACGCAAGCGCATCAGCTTTTCGAGGAAGTCGAGGCCATCCATGCGCGGCATCTCGACGTCCAGCGTCAACACATCAGGATTGGTCTGCTTGATCAGATCGCGTGCGACGATCGGGTCCGGGGCGACGCCGACGACTTCCATATCCGGCTGGCTGTTGATGATCTCTTTCATCACGCTGCGTATCAGCGCTGAATCATCGACGATCAATACTTTAATTTTCATGAGGCTACCCTGGCGAAACGTTTCTTATAATTTTTTATCGATAGATCTGCATCAGGAAAAGAGTTCCACGTCTCCACTGACACTGCCTGACTGCAAGCGGTTCGCATAATCCTGCTCGCGATTAACCAATGTATTGTTATTCAACTGACGCAGTTTCTTGACCAGCACCTTGCCATTGCGCGGGAAGTAATACACCTTGCGCGGATGCACATCGTTCAGGTCTTCCGCCACGATGCGAATGTTTTCCACCTTGAGGAAATTGCGCACGAATTGCGCATTGCGCTCACCGACGTTAATCGAACTGAAACCGCTGAGGACATTACCGCCGCCGAATACTTTGGCTTCCAGGTTTTCGCGACGCGCCCCGGCTTTCAGCAAATCGTTGATCAGAATTTCCATCGCATAGGTGCCATAGCGTGCCGACGCAGAAATCGGACTATCCGCATCACCACCGCCATCCGGCAACATGAAGTGATTCATGCCGCCGACGCCGGTCACGCGATCGCGTATGCAAGCCGATACGCAAGACCCGAGTACGGTCACGATCAGCATATCCTTGCCGGTGTAGTAATACTCACCCGGCAGGATCTTGGCCGCGTCGCGGTCGAAGGTCCGGTCGTAATAGACATTCGTGGCGAAATGCTCTTTGGTCAGCTCACTCATAGATTCTTATGCCCGACGTGATTGCGACAAGCCCGCCTTTTTGTTTGGGTCCAGCTCGTAAACCGTTTTACCGCGCAATTTAAAGGCATCCGTGACGTACAGGAAATTTTCCGAATGGCCGGCAAACAGCAAACCGTCCGGCTTCATCAGCGGTGCAAAACGATCCAGTATCTTGCCCTGGGTCGGCTTGTCGAAATAGATCATTACATTGCGGCAAAAAATGGCATCGAACTGGCCGGATATACCCCAATTGCTCTCCAGCAGGTTGACCTGCTTGAAGGTAATCATCTGGCGCAACTCGGGACGCACCCGCACCATGCCTTCACGCGCTCCCTTGCCGCGCAGGAAAAAACGCTTGGCGCGCTCCGGCGACATCTTGTC of Janthinobacterium sp. Marseille contains these proteins:
- the flhB gene encoding flagellar biosynthesis protein FlhB, which encodes MAEESDLEKTEPASPRKLEQAREQGDVPRSRELATCTLLLGAGAAFWILGGRMVGELNKMLAAGLSFDREMAFDMELLLAHAAASIIDLLIAFAPAALILIVVALISPALIGGWLFSGKALQPNFGRMNPIKGLGNMVSSRAAVELGKAIAKTILIGWIAWMVMRHEFDAVMALSVEPLKSGTEHLGHLLVFSFIFIAAGLVIVAAIDAPYQMWQHAKKLMMSRQDVRQESKESEGNPEIKAKIRQQQREMARRRMMAEVPTADVVVTNPTHYAVALKYSENGMRAPRVVAKGADEVAAKIRELAMENNVVLLEAPPLARALFRHAELGDEIPEALYIAVAEVLAYVFQLRAYSKHGGARPVKPGDLEVPPEMDPLNPSAADADSNGLPQ
- a CDS encoding HDOD domain-containing protein, giving the protein MSETKFLVREPLLNAAQQILGYELSWYGGEQGEGMASDEDLLELLTLAATQLQGAETASQLNGSQLFFEATPALLAADVVRQLPAKNSVLRLTAADLGDEETRKAAVALRQHGYGISLRGADALAAGNPLLQVVSHVEGRYNREQGGATPVAALQSSTVKGAVRKVSAWQDYDACAAQGLHAFIGNLYLTPRANAEKKGWNSAQVIIVQLMEMLRQNADIRELEEVLKRDAALSYKLFRYINSVGFGLGAEIQSLRHAVTMLGYSQLYRWLSLLLATASTDSHAAVLMQTAIVRGRFAELAGHGILPKNEAENLFVVGMFSLLDRLLGMPMEEVLAKIQLAEPMAQALLTRDGMYGPFLALAEACELNNGNIAALADSLFISARQVNDAHLAALLWAQAIKI
- the cheZ gene encoding protein phosphatase CheZ; the encoded protein is MVGVSDVAGIPHDEMVSRVGHMTRALHESLRGLGFDQLIERASHDIPDARDRLDYVARMTEQAAQRVLNATEAAGPLQEQVQSGAAAMATQWQQALQGGFSEAKYKALAEQTIAHLNATQSATTETRQHLMNIMMAQDFQDLTGQVIKKVTELAHGLEQQLLQLLVDYAPAEKKKEVETGLLNGPQINPTGNDVVAGQEQVDDLLESLGF
- the cheY gene encoding chemotaxis response regulator CheY yields the protein MAGPNTKFLVVDDFSTMRRIVRNLLKELGYTNVDEAEDGAMALAKLRSEQFDFVVSDWNMPNMDGLTMLQHIRADPALSKLPVLMVTAEAKKENIIAAAQAGANGYVVKPFTAATLDEKLAKIFEKLAAAGA
- a CDS encoding chemotaxis response regulator protein-glutamate methylesterase — translated: MKIKVLIVDDSALIRSVMKEIINSQPDMEVVGVAPDPIVARDLIKQTNPDVLTLDVEMPRMDGLDFLEKLMRLRPMPVVMVSSLTERGSDITLRALELGAVDFVTKPKMSIQSGMLEYTELIADKIRTASKARIKSRQITPHDPNKVAGDGVLPLIRNPLTSSEKLIIIGASTGGTEAIKDFLMQMPSDCPGILITQHMPPGFTKSFAQRLDSLCKISVKESEGGERVLPGHAYLAPGHSHLQLVRSGANYMTQLDQGPPVNRHRPSVDVLFHSAAVHAGKNAVGVILTGMGKDGALGMLEMKNVGAYNFAQDEASCVVFGMPREAIAVGATHEVGPLNALPGMVLGYLAAHSSRALRV
- the cheD gene encoding chemoreceptor glutamine deamidase CheD, producing the protein MSELTKEHFATNVYYDRTFDRDAAKILPGEYYYTGKDMLIVTVLGSCVSACIRDRVTGVGGMNHFMLPDGGGDADSPISASARYGTYAMEILINDLLKAGARRENLEAKVFGGGNVLSGFSSINVGERNAQFVRNFLKVENIRIVAEDLNDVHPRKVYYFPRNGKVLVKKLRQLNNNTLVNREQDYANRLQSGSVSGDVELFS